One genomic region from Prunus persica cultivar Lovell chromosome G3, Prunus_persica_NCBIv2, whole genome shotgun sequence encodes:
- the LOC18783373 gene encoding uncharacterized protein LOC18783373, with product MAAEEEEEEVVLLSLFDSCWFEHEILSKKSLSKPQEATNPSLQVDQSAQEATQQQVPNFPRLSCLPRSLSDDQSSNTKGSLISSDSLSPHSILMSTTPKFQTVFSGKQVIEFSKQSVKQEQVPAAQTKRVHGHGKRNRSRRRVGPSKSLSDLEFDELKGFMDLGFVFTEEDKDSKLVSIIPGLQRLGSIGEQDRDEEDRRNNNHNNIDPSSHHVVSRPYLSEAWDALDQRNKENKLVNWRIPANLGKDMKHNLRFWAHTVASTVR from the coding sequence ATGgctgcagaagaagaagaagaagaagtagtGCTTCTCAGCCTCTTTGATTCATGCTGGTTTGAACATGAAATTTTGAGCAAGAAATCCCTTTCAAAACCCCAAGAAGCAACAAACCCAAGTCTCCAAGTGGACCAATCAGCCCAAGAAGCAACCCAACAACAAGTACCAAATTTCCCCAGACTTTCATGCTTGCCAAGGTCTCTAAGTGATGACCAATCTTCAAACACCAAAGGGAGCCTCATCTCTTCTGATTCTCTCTCCCCACACTCAATCCTCATGAGCACCACACCAAAATTCCAAACAGTTTTCTCTGGTAAACAAGTCATAGAGTTCTCCAAACAAAGTGTGAAACAAGAACAAGTGCCAGCAGCTCAGACAAAAAGGGTCCATGGTCATGGTAAAAGAAACAGAAGTAGAAGAAGAGTAGGGCCCAGCAAGAGCTTGTCTGACCTGGAGTTTGATGAGCTCAAGGGTTTTATGgatttgggttttgtgttcacTGAGGAAGACAAGGATTCAAAATTGGTTTCCATAATTCCTGGTTTGCAAAGGCTTGGAAGTATTGGGGAACAAGATAGAGATGAAGAGGATCGGAgaaataataatcataataatattGATCCAAGTAGTCATCATGTGGTTTCAAGGCCCTATCTCTCTGAGGCTTGGGATGCTTTGgatcaaagaaacaaagagaacAAGTTGGTGAATTGGAGAATACCAGCTAATTTAGGTAAGGACATGAAGCATAATCTCAGGTTTTGGGCTCATACTGTTGCATCAACTGTAAGATAA
- the LOC18783414 gene encoding uncharacterized protein LOC18783414 has translation MAQIQLLSPGFSEALKFQNPLPNGCSRSPWRMLVKTSSSQSLMGHGGRRRRGFGRVRVATGGSPSTDAVADDYYSVLGLLPDATPAQIKKAYYNCMKACHPDLSGDDPETTNFCMFINEVYEVLTDPVQRMVYDEIHGYALTAVNPFLDDSITRDHAFVDEFSCIGCKNCANVAPDVFGIEEDFGRARVYSQCGNPDLVQQAIDSCPVDCIHWTSAAQLSLLEDEMRRVERVNVALMLAGMGSSADVFRMASARWQKRQSKVLEQAKMRMMNQKDSDKTESYWDNIWSNTKDYRNSEEEVKERAKRTAAAARRWREYSRRGADKPPSYKLPEAISNTDK, from the exons ATGGCTCAAATTCAATTACTGTCCCCTGGGTTCTCTGAAGCtctcaaattccaaaacccaTTACCAAATGGGTGCTCAAGAAGCCCATGGCGCATGTTAGTTAAGACCAGCAGCAGTCAATCTTTGATGGGTCATGGCGGGAGGAGGCGAAGAGGCTTTGGCAGGGTCAGAGTGGCAACCGGGGGCTCACCTTCAACTGACGCAGTGGCTGATGACTATTACTCGGTCTTGGGATTG CTTCCAGATGCCACACCtgcacaaataaaaaaggcctattataattgtatgaAAGCTTGCCATCCGGATTTGAGTGGTGATGATCCAGAGACCACAAATTTCTGCATGTTCATTAATGAGGTCTACGAG GTGCTCACTGACCCCGTGCAACGAATGGTTTACGACGAAATTCATGGTTATGCATTGACGGCAGTCAATCCTTTCCTGGATGACTCAATAACAAGAGATCATGCATTTGTTGATGAGTTCAGCTGCATAG GCTGCAAAAATTGTGCCAATGTGGCCCCGGATGTCTTTGGAATCGAAGAAGACTTTGGAAGAGCCAGAGTATACAGTCAGTGTGGGAACCCAGACCTAGTTCAACAAGCAATTGATAGTTG TCCTGTTGATTGCATTCATTGGACTTCTGCTGCACAACTATCATTGCTGGAAGATGAAATGCGCAGAGTAGAAAGAGTAAAT GTCGCACTGATGCTTGCAGGTATGGGCTCATCAGCGGATGTTTTCAGAATG GCAAGTGCTCGGTGGCAAAAGAGGCAATCAAAAGTCTTG GAACAAGCTAAAATGAGGATGATGAATCAGAAGGATTCAGATAAAACGGAATCATACTGGGACAACATTTGGAGCAACACCAAGGACTACCGAAATTCAG AGGAGGAAGTGAAAGAAAGAGCAAAGAGAACTGCAGCAGCGGCTCGTAGATGGAGAGAGTACTCAAGGAGGGGTGCTGATAAGCCTCCTAGCTATAAACTTCCGGAGGCAATCTCCAACACGGATAAGTGA
- the LOC109947990 gene encoding uncharacterized protein LOC109947990, protein MATCESGPMFLKGINCDGEYKDKHCIANFLIDAIKEIGYQNVVQVITDNAPVCRAAGLLVEARYPNIFWTPCVVHTLNLALKSICSPKPNDDWYDKCSWISEIAADVGFIKIFIVNHNMRLTMYKDHCKLKLLFITETRFASTLVMIRRFKEVKEGLEQMVISPNWSLYKEDDVSKARRVKEQILDEYFWDEIDYILSFIASIYEMIRTADTDKPSLHLVYEWWDTMIEKVKAAIYRKEHKQLHEESDFFDVDPSRVAPHQDAEITRERKKCLEKYFSDDRARRDINVEYASFSMCLDDFGAIDAINDRFHMEPMVWWIVHGSSTPNLQSIALKLLGQPCSSSCCERNWSTYSFIHSLRRNKLTPQRAEDLVFMHSNLRLLSRKSPSYKEGVTKMWDIGGDGFDNLGEEGVGMLEIANLSLDEPSLEVALFTGEDITNIVVD, encoded by the exons ATGGCAACTTGTGAAAGCGGGCCTATGTTCTTGAAGGGAATTAATTGTGACGGAGAGTACAAGGACAAACATTGTATTGCCAACTTTCTTATCGACGCCATTAAGGAAATTGGTTATCAAAATGTGGTTCAAGTAATCACTGACAATGCACCAGTTTGTAGAGCTGCTGGATTACTTGTTGAGGCTAGAtatcccaatatcttttggACACCATGTGTGGTTCACACTCTTAATCTTGCTTTGAAGAGCATATGTTCACCAAAACCAAATGACGATTGGTATGATAAATGTAGTTGGATTTCAGAGATTGCTGCTGATGTTGGGTTCATAAAAATTTTTATTGTGAACCATAATATGAGATTGACTATGTATAAGGACCACTGCAAATTGAAGCTGCTCTTCATTACTGAAACAAGGTTTGCGTCTACACTTGTGATGATTAGAAGATTTAAGGAAGTAAAGGAAGGTCTAGAACAAATGGTGATTAGTCCAAATTGGTCTTTATATAAAGAGGATGATGTTAGCAAAGCAAGAAGAGTGAAGGAACAGATATTGGATGAATACTTTTGGGATGAGATTGATTATATACTTTCCTTTATAGCTTCTATATATGAGATGATTAGGACGGCTGACACAGACAAACCTTCTCTTCATTTGGTTTATGAGTGGTGGGATACCATGATAGAGAAGGTGAAGGCAGCTATCTATAGGAAAGAGCACAAGCAACTGCATGAAGAAAGCGACTTTTTTGATGTG GATCCTAGTCGTGTTGCTCCACACCAAGATGCCGAGATtacaagggaaagaaaaaaatgtcttGAGAAATACTTTTCAGATGACCGGGCTAGAAGAGATATCAATGTGGAGTATGCCTCTTTTTCAATGTGCTTAGATGACTTTGGAGCTATTGATGCTATAAATGATAGGTTTCACATGGAACCAATGGTGTGGTGGATTGTTCATGGATCTTCAACACCAAATCTCCAATCCATAGCTTTGAAGCTACTTGGACAACCTTGTTCCTCCTCGTGTTGTGAAAGAAATTGGAGTACATATAGTTTCATTCACTCTTTAAGAAGAAATAAGTTAACACCCCAAAGAGCTGAAGACTTGGTATTTATGCATAGTAATCTTCGTCTTTTATCAAGGAAGAGCCCAAGCTACAAAGAAGGTGTTACTAAAATGTGGGATATTGGAGGAGATGGATTTGATAACTTGGGTGAAGAAGGTGTTGGGATGCTTGAAATTGCTAACCTTTCTCTAGATGAACCATCATTGGAGGTTGCTTTATTTACCGGAGAAGACATTACAAATATTGTAGTTGATtga
- the LOC18782979 gene encoding uncharacterized protein LOC18782979, with amino-acid sequence MEKVVEEAELRVKMAQLRDVPLPTSNTSSQGGSSSGLGMSSNWCSDSKKRKGNPIEKAFNNNLREQLDGEIARMFYTGGLSFQFSRNPHYVNAFRIACSKTLPGYQPPGYNMLRTTLLQKEKNNIEECLQPMKRAINCEGECKDKFFMANLLIESIREIGPQNVVQVVTDNAPVCKAAGHIVEAKFKHIFWTPCVVHTLNLALKNICSPVPRNPEVYEQCSWISTISSDAWFIKNFIMNHNMRLSMYNDHCKLKLLSVAETRFASTIVMLRRFKQVKQGLEQMVISEQWDIYKEDDVVKARTVKEKILDECFWEDIDYILNFTSPIYEMLRLSDTDMPCLHLIYEWWDSMIEKVKTIIYRKERKQLNEESMFFNVVHEILVDRWTKSSTPLHCFAHSLNPKYYCKEWLDMAHNRCPPHKDIEITRERKQCIERFFSNEVERRAVNEEYASFSACIEDFSGMDSMKDRGFMAPVKWWVIHGASTPKLQTIALKLLGHPSSSSCCERNWSTYNFIHSIKRNKITPERAEDLVFVHSNLRLLSRKRPEYKEGETHMWDVGGDAFDSMDLENAGVLEIANLSLDEPDLEGIIFTHDE; translated from the exons ATGGAAAAAGTAGTGGAGGAAGCGGAATTGAGGGTTAAAATGGCACAACTTAGAGATGTACCCTTACCCACCTCCAACACTTCAAGTCAAGGAGGTTCAAGTAGTGGTTTGGGTATGAGTTCAAATTGGTGTAGTGActcaaagaagaggaagggtAATCCTATTGAGAAAGCATTTAACAATAATCTTAGAGAGCAATTAGATGGTGAGATTGCAAGAATGTTTTACACGGGTGGCTtgtcatttcaattttcaaggaATCCTCATTATGTGAATGCCTTTAGAATTGCTTGTAGTAAAACACTTCCGGGTTACCAACCCCCCGGTTACAATATGTTGAGAACTACACTTCtccaaaaagagaagaataacATTGAGGAGTGTTTGCAACCAATGAAGAGG GCAATAAATTGTGAAGGTGAGTGTAAGGATAAATTTTTCATGGCGAACTTGCTTATTGAATCAATCCGGGAAATAGGTCCTCAAAATGTGGTCCAAGTGGTCACCGATAATGCTCCGGTTTGTAAGGCGGCCGGACATATTGTTGAGGCAAAGTTTAAGCACATCTTTTGGACACCATGTGTGGTTCATACTCTCAATCTTGCTTTGAAGAACATATGCTCACCCGTGCCAAGAAATCCGGAAGTGTATGAGCAATGTAGTTGGATTTCAACAATCTCAAGTGATGCATGGTTTATTAAGAATTTTATTATGAACCATAATATGAGGTTGTCAATGTATAATGATCATTGTAAGTTGAAGTTGCTCTCCGTTGCCGAGACACGTTTTGCTTCTACAATTGTGATGCTTAGAAGATTTAAGCAAGTGAAACAAGGCTTAGAGCAAATGGTTATTAGTGAGCAATGGGACATTTATAAAGAGGATGATGTGGTAAAAGCAAGAACGgtgaaggaaaaaatattggatgaGTGCTTTTGGGAGGACATTGATTACATACTTAACTTTACTTCTCCAATATATGAGATGCTTAGGTTGAGTGACACGGATATGCCTTGTCTTCACTTGATTTATGAGTGGTGGGATAGTATGATAGAAAAAGTGAAGACAATTATATATCGAAAGGAGCGCAAGCAACTCAATGAAGAGTCAATGTTCTTCAATGTGGTGCATGAAATTTTGGTGGACCGATGGACCAAGAGTAGCACACCACTCCATTGCTTCGCACACTCTCTAAATCCTAA GTATTATTGCAAGGAATGGCTTGATATGGCTCATAATCGTTGTCCTCCACATAAAGACATTGAGATTACAAGGGAGAGGAAGCAATGTATTGAGAGATTCTTTTCTAATGAGGTGGAGAGAAGAGCGGTTAATGAGGAGTATGCCTCTTTTTCGGCATGTATTGAAGATTTTTCGGGTATGGACTCTATGAAAGATAGAGGTTTCATGGCTCCGGTAAAATGGTGGGTTATCCATGGAGCTTCCACACCAAAACTTCAAACCATAGCATTGAAGCTACTTGGACatccttcttcctcctcatgttgtgaaagaaattggagcACTTACAACTTCATTCATTCTATTAAGAGGAACAAGATAACACCGGAAAGAGCGGAAGATTTAGTATTTGTGCATAGCAATCTTCGTCTCCTTTCAAGGAAAAGGCCCGAATATAAAGAAGGGGAAACTCATATGTGGGATGTTGGAGGCGATGCATTTGATTCCATGGATTTGGAAAATGCCGGAGTGCTTGagattgcaaacctctctcttgaTGAACCGGACTTAGAAGGCATCATATTTACCCATGATGAATGA